The sequence CAAAGTATTTTTACTCAGGCTAAAAATTCATCAGAAATAAAACAAGCAATGGTTAATAAAAAGTTAGCAGGCATTTTGGCTATAGAGGGTGGAAACATCATAGAAAATGATCTTGAAAAACTAAAGACGCTTTATAGTAAAGGAATTCGTTACCTAACTATTACCTGGAATAATAGTACAAATTGGGCAGTCTCAGCAAAAGATGCGCAGAGTGCTACAAAAGGTTTAACTGAATTTGGTAAATCAGTTATTCGGATGATGGATTCACTTGGAATAATTATCGATGTTTCTCACACTGGTAAAAAAACGATTGACGATATTCTTATAATTACAAAGAATCCAATTATTGCAAGCCATTCAGGTGTGTGGAATCTTAATCATCATTACAGGAATTTAACAGATAATCAAATTATTAATATTGCTAAAAGTGGTGGAATAATTGGGGTTGTGTTTTATACTTCTTTCTTATCTAAATTCAGAAGTGTAAACATTGATACAGTAATCAAACATATTGATTATATAAAAAATCTTGTTGGCGTAGATTATATTTCTCTCGGTTCCGATTTTGATGGAGGGATTGATGCACCCGATGGGTTAGAAGATGTTTCTAAGTTTCCAAATCTTACGCTTGCTTTGTTAAAGCATGGTTATACCATTCCAGAAGTGAAAAAAATATTGGGAGAAAATTATCTTAGAGTATTTAAGAAAGTTTGCGATAAATAATAGTCTTTTAATTTACGGGGTAAAAATGAGTAAAATATTTTTCTTTCTGAGTTTGTGTGTTATTCTTTTTTCCGGTTGTTCTCACATTTATATTCGAGAAGATTACAGTTCAGATGAATTATTTATCGAAGATATAAACCAGCAGTGTGAGAGACGAAATGTTCTAATCACTAAAAAGAATAATGAAAAAACTTACGCAACTGAACTAAATGTACAATCAGATACGATTATTTTCAAGACAATAGATGAGAGTAGTTTTTTAACTAATAAAAGTAGTATCCTACTTCCTTTAAAAGATGTTGAATCCCTAAAGTATAATGATCACTTTGACGGTGGAGTTAAAGGCTTCTGCTTTGGTTTTCTATCTGGTTCTTTATTGGGTCCGGCTTTTATCAAATATTCTAAAGAAGGAACACCAAGTTTACCAGTGAAAAGTATGATGGTTGGAAGTTTAGTTGGATGTTTAACAGGTATAATTTTAGGTACGATTATAGGTTGCGAAACAACATTTATTCTTGATATAAATAATAAATGAGGATTTTTTTTCAAAAGCGTAATGGTTCTTCCAATTTTATTTTCGGAAGTAGCGAAATTCATTTATAGTACAAAGAACCTAATTTAAATAATGTTACTTAAAATTCAATTTACATTTATCTCTGAGATTAATGATAAAATGTATACTGGGCAGGTTATCATTTATAAAATAAAACTGCTATTAGGTACTCCAATAAATTGGGTAACAGAAATTAAAAATATATAGGAAAACGAATTTTTTATAGATGAACAAAGGTTTGGTCCGTTAAAGTTCTAGTATTATCTACATCATTTTAGTGCCCTTGATGACGGGGTTGAAATGACAGATTTGGTTCTCTATGCGTTGCCGCTTGGTAATATCTATAAAAAAGTTTATTATATATAAAGCATTGGCTTTTGAAAAATTTTTGGTTAGTTAACGAAATTACTAATGAAAAAATACGGTAGAATGTAATCATTATGTTTGTTATGGCGATGGAAATAAAATTTAATTCAATAGGTATTTGAAAAATGGAAATACAACTGAAAATTCCTTTTTCTAACCGGTTGATTAAAAAGATAATAATTTCCATTATCATTCTGAATTTAATAATGATGATTGGTACCTACACTTTCTCGGTTTCATTCCGCTCATTAACAGTTCCCTGGGAGCACTCAAGCCGTTTTTTAAGATACTTTCTGGTTCAGTTTAACCTGGCTACGGAAAATGTTATTGCAAGTTGGTATTCATCAATGCTGCTCTTATCAGTTTCAATAATATCTATAATTTGTTTTTGGGTAGATAGACAGGAACAAAAACCCGGACGATCACAAATTTTAAGTTTCGGGTGGCTAATAATTGCCCTAATTTTTGCAGGGTTGTCTTTGGATGAAGTTGGTTCTTTTCACGAAAGATTGGGTCATTTAGCTTCTCTAAATATTTTTGGTAATTACATCGGTGGTTGGATTTATGTCCTGGTTATCCCAATCGTGGTGGTTGCCATATTTTTACTAATATTTGGTTTAATACACCTAAGAAAATTTCCCAAAGTTCTCATCTTTTTAATTTTAGGATTAGGCTTTTTTCTTCTCAATCCAATTTTAGAACAAATAGAAATGAATTTGCTTCATGCTGAATCCGGGATACTTGACTGGAGAACACACGATTTTAATATTCTGATTGAAGAAGGAATGGAAATATTCGGCTCTTTCATGTTCATTCTAACCGGGATATTCTATGTCTTATCAATTAAGAAAAGCAAAAATTTAATTTTGGAATTTAGATTTGAAAAAGAAATTGCTAAAAAGATTACAATTGGCTTACTAATTTTATTAACACTTAGCTTGGGTTTGGCAGATACTTTTATCAATTACTTTCCAATTGGTGATACAGGAATAGCACATAATTGGTTTCCTTCGGCAGCAGCATTTATTGTTTTTATATTATCCTTAATTCTTTTCCAAAACTCCAGGCTAAATAATAAAAGAAATAGTTTTGGTTTTCTTTTACTTGGAATTTGCAGCTTATTTTTGTCTGCCTATTTTGGAGCATATTTATATCCATATTTAGATTGGGATCGATTAGGAGTATTTAGATTTATATCAAAAGGAGTTTTAATAGTTTTTGTGGTAGCTAATAGCAATATTTTAATGAAAGAGAAAGTTCAAACAAGCAAATTTTATCTTTCATTATGGATGATATTATTGAGTGTAGGAATAATTTTAGGGCAAATTTATGTTGTAATTGCCGGATATACAGGTTTTATTTTTTTACTCTACTACTTAATAATTCACCGGCTAAGTTCTTCAGGAATAAGAACTGAATAACCTGTTCGATTCTGGTAAATAGATTAAATTTTTCATCATCGATTTATTTTGCTATTAAAGCAACAATCACTCCTTCCAATAAACAATAACGAAAAATTATTATATTTTATCTGCAAGGTAAATCGTGTTTCATTGTAATTCTAAGGCTATTTATTTAATTTTGAACCACTATTTAAGAAAAAGGGAAATTTGTAGATGCTAAATATTATCAAAAAGATTTTCGGCGATAAGAATACGAAAGCGATGAAAGAGCTGTGGCCCGTTATTGATGAGATTAACGAACATACAGCTAAATTGATGGATTTAAGTGATGACCAGTTGCGTGCAAAGACAGTTGAATTCAAAGAAAAACTTCAGAATGAAACTGCAGAGTTACGCCAAAAAATTAATGAATTGAAAGAAAAATTAAAATCGAATGAAGAAATTGATCGTCAAGCTATTTATGATGAACTGGATAATTTGGAAGAAGAGTTAGATCAAAAGTATGAAGATATTCTTGATGAAATTCTCCCCGAAGCTTTTGCTGTTGTTAAAGATACTTGCCGAAGATTATTTGGTAAATCGTGGGATGCTTCCGGAAATAAAATAACCTGGGATATGATTCCTTATGATGTTCAGTTGATTGGTGGAATGGTTCTGCACCAGGGAAAGATTGCGGAAATGGCAACTGGTGAAGGTAAAACTCTTGTTGCAACACTTCCAATTTATTTGAATGCGCTTACAGGCCGGGGAGTGCATCTTGTTACTGTAAATGATTATTTAGCAAAACGCGATAGCGAATGGATGGGTGAGATTTACAAATTCCATGGACTAACAGTTGGATGTATTATTAACACAATGGATACCGAACAGCGTAAAATTCAGTATAGCTGCGATATTACTTACGGAACAAACAACGAGTTTGGCTTCGATTACTTGCGCGATAATATGACAATTGATAAGGATGGAATGGTGCAGCGCGGGCATAATTATGCTATTGTTGATGAAGTTGATTCTGTTTTAATTGATGAAGCAAGAACACCGCTTATTATTTCAGGTCCAGTCGATAACCCCGATCAAAAGTTTAATGAAATGAAACCAGGAATTGAAAGATTGGTGCGGCTTCAGACAAATTTTGTTTCTAAACTTGCGCAGGATGCTGAAGATTTATTAAACTCAAGTGAAAAGAACAGCGACACCCAAGCCGGTGTGTTCCTATTAAGAGCTTACCGTGGTTCACCAAAAAATAAAAAACTCACAAAACTTTTAAGCGAACCTTCAAATAAAAGACTAATGCAGCAGACAGAACTTGAGTATTTACGTGAACAGGCTAAAAGAATGCACGAAATTGATGATGAACTTTATTTTGCGATTGATGAAAAAAATAATACCATAGATTTAACTGATAAAGGACGTGAGGAACTTTCGCGGGGTAGCAGCGAAGGAAAGCAATATTTTGTACTTCCCGATCTTGGAATGGAAATAAGTCATATTGAAAATGATCCATCATTAACTACTGAAGAACTGGTAAAAAGGAAAGATGCGCTTTATCATGTTTATTCAGAAAGAAGTGATCGCATTCATACGCTTCATCAATTGCTAAAGGCTTATTCTCTATTTGAAAAAGATGTTGAATATGTTATTACAGAAGAAGGTAAGATTGCTATCGTTGATGAATTCACCGGTCGTGTACTTCCTGGAAGAAGATATTCCGATGGTTTACATCAGGCAATTGAAGCTAAAGAGAATGTAAAAGTTGAAAGAGATACACAAACTTTAGCTACAATTACTCTTCAAAATTATTTCCGTCTCTATAAAAAACTTGCTGGTATGACAGGTACTGCAGAAACCGAAGAAGGCGAGTTCTACGAAATTTATAAATTGGAAGTAGTTGTTATTCCAACTAATAAACCTGTTACAAGAAGTGATGACGATGATGCGATATTTAAGACAAGAAGAGAAAAACTTAATGCGGTAATAGATGAATTAGAAAAACTTAGAAATGAAAGGAGACCTGTACTTGTTGGTACAACCTCCGTAGATGTTTCAGAAACAATTAGCAGAATGCTAAAGCGAAAAGGGATTCCGCATAATGTTTTAAATGCAAAGCAGCACCAGCGCGAAGCAGAAGTGATTGCTTATGCCGGACAGCCCGGTGCCGTTACAATAGCAACAAATATGGCAGGTAGAGGTACTGATATTAAACTTGGAGCCGGCGTAGTAGATAAAGGAGGATTATTTATTCTTGGTACTGAGCGCCACGAATCTCGACGTATCGATCGACAGTTACGTGGTCGTTCGGGTCGTCAGGGAGATCCAGGTACTACCAAATTCTTTCTTTCACTTGAAGATGATTTAATGCGGCTCTTTGGAAGTGACCGGATATCTTCAGTTATGGAACGAATGGGAATTAAGGAAGGTGAAGTTATTCAACATCCACTTATTACACGTTCTGTAGAAAGAGCGCAGAAAAAAGTTGAAGAGAACAACTTTTCCATCAGGAAAAGACTTCTTGAGTATGATAACGTAATGAATCAACAGAGAGAAGTAATTTATAACAGAAGAAAACACGCTCTGGAAGGTGAAAGATTGAAGAGCGATATTTTCGGTTTACTTGATGAATATGTTCACGAAGTTGTTGATAAGCATTATGAAGAAGCTGAGATCGATGCAATTAAAGAAGAAATTCTTCAAAACCTTTTAGTTGAATTTAAAATTACACCTGAAGAGTTCGAAACTCTTGGTAAAGATGGTGTTGCAGATAGAATAATTGAAGCTGGTAAGGAATTTTACAGACGCAAAGAAGAAATGATTTCAACTGAGCTTATGGCACGACTTGAACGGTATGCTGTACTTAGCGTTATCGATGAAAAATGGAAAGAACATTTACGCGAAATGGATGATCTTAAAGAAGGAATTGGATTAAGAGCATACGGACAGAAAGATCCGCTCATCGAGTATAAAGGTGAAGCGTTTAATATGTTTGTTAACTTACTTGGTCAAATTAGGAATGATGTGGTTTCATTCTGCTTCAAGTTTTGGCCTGCTGCTCCGGAAGATGTTCAGGAAAAAAGAAGGAGAAGCACTCAAAGATTCAGAGAGATAAAAGACAGCGTTGATAATATGGGACTTTCACGCAATGATAGTGCTCAATCAGCTTCAAGAGATGGACAGAAACTTCAGCCAATTAAAGTTGAAGAGAAAGTTGGAAGAAACGAGCCTTGTCCTTGTGGAAGCGGAAAGAAGTACAAAAACTGTCATGGGAAATGAAATGTAGATTGAAGTTTGTAGATTGCTAAATTTGTTTTATTTTTTACAAGTAAATATCGATCGTAATGAATTGAAATAAAGGGAAATATTTTTTACTGGACAAATAACTAAATCTGTTGAATCTTTAATCTGAAATCAGCATTAAGTTGAGGAAAGAATGAGAAAAATTGAAGCCATAATCCGACCGTTCAAATTAGATGAAGTTAAAGAAGCACTTCTTGAGGAAGGAATACGTGGACTTACAATAACTGAAGTTAGAGGTTATGGCAGACAGAAGGGACATAAAGAAACCTACCGGGGAAGCGAATATCAAATTGAATTTGTGCCAAAGATTAAAATAGAAGTTGTGCTTGAGGAAAAATTGGTGGAAAAAGCAGTGGATGCAATTCTTCGTACTGCAAAAACAGGGCAGGTTGGTGATGGTAAAATTTTTATTTCTGAAGTAATGGACGTAATTCGTATTAGAACGGAAGAGTCCGGGAGGGATGCACTGTAAAATATTTTACCTTTTTACCAACAATAACTTTTTATAGTTTTTTGCCATGAAAAAATATTATCATTTCCCAGGAGTTAAATCTCTATCCATTTCCATTTTATTTATAGCCGTTTTATTTAGCGGTTGTTCAATCTGGAATAACTTTACTACATACTTTAATCTGTACTATAACGCTTCCAGAAAGTTTGATGAAGCTGAAGACCAAATAAAAAGCCAGAAAAAAGAACTCTTTACTTTGGATGATGTAAAAGCCAGCACTTCGAACAAATCATTAACTGAAGTGATTGAGAAATTATCCCGGTTGTTACAATTCTATTCCGAATCCACCTATGTAGATGATGCATTATTAATGATTGGAAAATCATTTTACTATCAGGCTAATTTCCAGAAAGCCTTGCGTAAATTTAATGAGTTGATAACAAAATATCCGGAAAGCGATCTTGTACTTGAAGCAAAACTGTGGATTGGCAAAGCTGATTTCAGAACAAAAATGTTTGATGATGGAAATAAAATTTTTGAGGAAGTTAAGGAAGAGGCTGCTAAACAAGACGAAAAAGATATTTTGCTTGAAGTGTACAAAGAGCAGGTTAGCTATTTAATTACAATAGAAAACTACAACGAAGCGATTGATAATGCAAAGAAATTGATAGACGTTTCCGGCGATAAAGAAATGAATGCTTCAATAATGTTTGAGCTTGGGAAATTATACTTGAAAATCGAGCAGCCCAAAAATGCTGCTCAGGCTTTTGCAGATGTTCAAAATTATTCGCCGGATTTTGAAACTGAATTCAATTCCAAAATTGAATATGGAAAAGTACAAAGACAACTTGGCAACGTTCAACCTTCACTTGAAATTTTTGAAGAAATAAAATCCAAATCCATTTATAATGAATTCCTTGATCAAACGGATCTGCAAATTGGATTGTCTTTAATTGGTCTTAATAGGTATGAAGATGCATTTGCACAATTAACTTTGGTTGATTCAACTTACAGACAATCTCCAAGTTCAGGGGCAGCCAAGTATTACCTTGGAGGAATAATGGAAAAAAATTATAAAAATTTTGACAGCGCCAATGTTTATTATTCAAGAGTACTATCATCTTCTGCCCCGGTAGAATTAATTGATAGTGCTAAAAAGAAAAATACATTGTTAAACAAGTATAAGGATCTGAAAGTATCAGTTGCAAAAAATTACCGTCAGTTGGTTTATATAACCAACCCGGAGGAATTTAAAAAGGATTCGACTTCATTTGCTATAGAACAGGCAGAGATAGATAGCTTGAACAAAATTAATCAGGAACAAAGAGGGGAAGAAAACATTGGAGGTGCAAATACAAGAAACCGTCGTTCGAATGAAAAAACGGATACTAAACTTCAAGCAAAAACTAATAAACTAACCGCTCCAATTAAACCAACAATCTCAGCGGATTCTGTTCATTCGATTATTAGTAAAGGAGAATATGATCTTGCTGGATTATTCTTTACAGAATTTAACCAAATCGATTCCGCATTATATTATTACCA is a genomic window of Ignavibacteriales bacterium containing:
- the secA gene encoding preprotein translocase subunit SecA; protein product: MLNIIKKIFGDKNTKAMKELWPVIDEINEHTAKLMDLSDDQLRAKTVEFKEKLQNETAELRQKINELKEKLKSNEEIDRQAIYDELDNLEEELDQKYEDILDEILPEAFAVVKDTCRRLFGKSWDASGNKITWDMIPYDVQLIGGMVLHQGKIAEMATGEGKTLVATLPIYLNALTGRGVHLVTVNDYLAKRDSEWMGEIYKFHGLTVGCIINTMDTEQRKIQYSCDITYGTNNEFGFDYLRDNMTIDKDGMVQRGHNYAIVDEVDSVLIDEARTPLIISGPVDNPDQKFNEMKPGIERLVRLQTNFVSKLAQDAEDLLNSSEKNSDTQAGVFLLRAYRGSPKNKKLTKLLSEPSNKRLMQQTELEYLREQAKRMHEIDDELYFAIDEKNNTIDLTDKGREELSRGSSEGKQYFVLPDLGMEISHIENDPSLTTEELVKRKDALYHVYSERSDRIHTLHQLLKAYSLFEKDVEYVITEEGKIAIVDEFTGRVLPGRRYSDGLHQAIEAKENVKVERDTQTLATITLQNYFRLYKKLAGMTGTAETEEGEFYEIYKLEVVVIPTNKPVTRSDDDDAIFKTRREKLNAVIDELEKLRNERRPVLVGTTSVDVSETISRMLKRKGIPHNVLNAKQHQREAEVIAYAGQPGAVTIATNMAGRGTDIKLGAGVVDKGGLFILGTERHESRRIDRQLRGRSGRQGDPGTTKFFLSLEDDLMRLFGSDRISSVMERMGIKEGEVIQHPLITRSVERAQKKVEENNFSIRKRLLEYDNVMNQQREVIYNRRKHALEGERLKSDIFGLLDEYVHEVVDKHYEEAEIDAIKEEILQNLLVEFKITPEEFETLGKDGVADRIIEAGKEFYRRKEEMISTELMARLERYAVLSVIDEKWKEHLREMDDLKEGIGLRAYGQKDPLIEYKGEAFNMFVNLLGQIRNDVVSFCFKFWPAAPEDVQEKRRRSTQRFREIKDSVDNMGLSRNDSAQSASRDGQKLQPIKVEEKVGRNEPCPCGSGKKYKNCHGK
- a CDS encoding P-II family nitrogen regulator; translated protein: MRKIEAIIRPFKLDEVKEALLEEGIRGLTITEVRGYGRQKGHKETYRGSEYQIEFVPKIKIEVVLEEKLVEKAVDAILRTAKTGQVGDGKIFISEVMDVIRIRTEESGRDAL
- a CDS encoding tetratricopeptide repeat protein, whose protein sequence is MKKYYHFPGVKSLSISILFIAVLFSGCSIWNNFTTYFNLYYNASRKFDEAEDQIKSQKKELFTLDDVKASTSNKSLTEVIEKLSRLLQFYSESTYVDDALLMIGKSFYYQANFQKALRKFNELITKYPESDLVLEAKLWIGKADFRTKMFDDGNKIFEEVKEEAAKQDEKDILLEVYKEQVSYLITIENYNEAIDNAKKLIDVSGDKEMNASIMFELGKLYLKIEQPKNAAQAFADVQNYSPDFETEFNSKIEYGKVQRQLGNVQPSLEIFEEIKSKSIYNEFLDQTDLQIGLSLIGLNRYEDAFAQLTLVDSTYRQSPSSGAAKYYLGGIMEKNYKNFDSANVYYSRVLSSSAPVELIDSAKKKNTLLNKYKDLKVSVAKNYRQLVYITNPEEFKKDSTSFAIEQAEIDSLNKINQEQRGEENIGGANTRNRRSNEKTDTKLQAKTNKLTAPIKPTISADSVHSIISKGEYDLAGLFFTEFNQIDSALYYYQNILSNHPKCPYIGRTKYAIGSCYQTLNQKEKADSLFQVVYDNFKNESIVNAAADKLKKPLINLKYDPAQEQFLIAENKLKEEKFDEALLAFNDVYKNYPKSLFAPKALFTQGWILENKLKLLDSAAVIYDTVASKFAGSQYALRIGSKLIAYKNEQKRLKAVQDSAKAKDDLKNIQPAMKDSISKVDSLKGNADRINKAINKVEIKKDSTNAKNKMIDKTDEEFMPKIQPSQADSLNKSINNDIIEENKIELPDTTKNKPNDLKIK